Proteins co-encoded in one Paraburkholderia terrae genomic window:
- a CDS encoding porin — translation MQTTPARFLICGAICTLSTTAFAQSSVTLYGIIDTGIEYVSHANAAGDHVFRMPAVTGELPSRWGLRGVEDLGGGYSAIFTLESGFNVRDGSSGQGGRLFGRQAFVGLKSAYGTVAFGRQYTMTYLALQGADIIGPDIYGMGSLDAYVPNARADNSVTYMGTYKGVTLGAGYSFGRDSAGTGNSPGQGTCAGSVPGHATECRDWSVMLKYDAPNFGVAASYEEQRGGANAAANFFDGVATTPLTNAADKDARTHVSAYAQYAGVKVGAGWLGRRVVTDSPAVPNVRSNLFFVGASYYVTPAFLVDGEVFRIVNSDHDTRATMGTLRTTYLLSKRSSVYAQAAYLANSTKARYSVSGGGGGTTPAAGMGQTGVMVGIKHMF, via the coding sequence ATGCAAACAACACCGGCCCGCTTTCTGATATGCGGCGCAATCTGCACATTGAGCACGACTGCTTTCGCGCAATCGAGCGTCACGCTCTACGGCATCATCGACACGGGCATCGAATACGTATCGCATGCGAATGCCGCGGGCGATCACGTGTTTCGCATGCCTGCTGTGACGGGCGAATTGCCGTCGCGCTGGGGGCTGCGCGGCGTCGAAGATCTGGGCGGCGGCTACAGCGCGATCTTCACGCTCGAAAGCGGCTTCAATGTGCGCGACGGCAGTTCGGGGCAGGGCGGACGGCTGTTCGGCCGCCAGGCCTTCGTCGGCCTGAAGAGCGCCTATGGCACCGTCGCGTTCGGGCGGCAATACACGATGACCTATCTGGCGCTGCAGGGCGCCGACATCATCGGGCCGGACATCTACGGTATGGGTTCACTCGATGCGTACGTGCCCAATGCGCGCGCCGACAATTCCGTCACCTACATGGGCACCTATAAGGGCGTCACGCTGGGTGCTGGGTATTCGTTCGGACGCGATTCGGCGGGCACGGGCAACTCGCCGGGCCAGGGAACGTGCGCGGGGTCGGTGCCGGGACACGCAACGGAATGCCGCGACTGGTCGGTGATGCTCAAGTACGACGCGCCGAACTTTGGCGTGGCGGCGTCGTATGAAGAGCAGCGCGGCGGCGCCAACGCGGCTGCTAATTTTTTCGACGGCGTTGCGACCACTCCGCTCACCAATGCCGCCGACAAGGACGCGCGCACGCATGTCAGCGCGTATGCGCAGTATGCCGGCGTAAAGGTCGGCGCGGGCTGGCTCGGCCGCCGCGTCGTCACCGACTCTCCCGCCGTGCCGAACGTGCGCTCGAATCTGTTCTTCGTCGGCGCTTCGTATTACGTGACGCCGGCGTTTCTCGTCGATGGCGAGGTGTTCCGCATCGTCAACAGCGACCACGATACGCGCGCGACCATGGGCACGCTGCGCACGACCTATCTGCTGAGCAAACGTTCGTCCGTCTATGCCCAGGCCGCGTATCTCGCGAACAGCACGAAGGCGCGCTACTCGGTGAGCGGCGGCGGTGGGGGCACGACGCCGGCGGCGGGCATGGGGCAGACGGGCGTGATGGTCGGCATCAAGCACATGTTCTAG